The following proteins come from a genomic window of Paenibacillus wynnii:
- a CDS encoding carbohydrate ABC transporter permease gives MQAIIYAVLAVLAFVTFYPFWNSLVISFNTGSDTALGGVTFWARDFTLENYKIVFKEDDIFHAYIITILRTVFGTALSMFFTALFAYGLSKKGIVFKKFYMILCIVTMYFSGGLIPYFILIYDMHLYNTFTFLLINGMINVYNMIIFRTFFAELPDGLEESARIDGCSNFGVFFKIVIPISGPVLATLSLFTAVGLWNDWFTPAVFISDQSLIPLQTLLVQIINAGATASLMTNLNTYAQSMVQNTVTVKALQMATMMIATLPILMIYPFLQKYFVKGALVGSLKE, from the coding sequence ATGCAGGCCATTATATACGCAGTGCTTGCGGTGCTTGCCTTCGTTACCTTTTATCCGTTTTGGAATTCGCTCGTCATTTCGTTTAACACCGGAAGTGATACAGCACTCGGAGGGGTTACCTTCTGGGCGCGTGATTTCACATTGGAGAATTATAAGATCGTATTTAAGGAAGATGATATTTTCCACGCTTACATCATTACCATTTTGCGGACGGTCTTCGGCACAGCGCTTTCCATGTTTTTTACCGCACTATTTGCCTATGGTCTGTCCAAAAAGGGTATTGTGTTCAAAAAGTTTTATATGATTCTATGCATCGTTACCATGTATTTCAGCGGTGGTCTTATCCCTTATTTTATCCTGATTTACGATATGCATCTCTATAATACCTTCACCTTTCTACTGATTAACGGCATGATCAATGTTTATAACATGATCATCTTCCGTACTTTCTTCGCGGAGCTTCCTGACGGTCTCGAGGAATCGGCACGAATAGACGGTTGCTCAAATTTCGGTGTATTCTTCAAAATCGTCATTCCGATCTCCGGGCCGGTGCTGGCGACGCTCAGTCTGTTCACAGCGGTAGGCTTGTGGAATGATTGGTTCACTCCGGCTGTGTTTATCAGCGATCAATCTCTCATTCCGCTGCAAACCTTACTGGTGCAAATCATCAATGCGGGTGCAACGGCAAGCCTGATGACGAATCTCAATACATATGCGCAAAGTATGGTGCAAAATACGGTCACTGTTAAGGCGCTGCAAATGGCTACAATGATGATTGCCACACTGCCGATTCTAATGATCTATCCGTTTCTGCAAAAATACTTCGTTAAAGGTGCGCTAGTAGGTTCATTGAAGGAATAA
- a CDS encoding ABC transporter permease, protein MILPAIAFLLIFSYIPMWGVMMAFKEYNLFEGFKASPWVGTLHFRMFFESPEFWSIVRNTLCISLLKLAFGFPAPIILALLLNEVKNMLFKRVVQTITYIPHFISWVVVSGLVFSMLAVDNGTVNEVLMKSTLIEEPINWLSIPEYFWGILVSVGVWKEIGFGSIVYLAAIAGIDPALYEAASIDGASRFKQIFTITLPSMSAVITIFLLLGVGNILNAGFEDILLLTKNLNNGILLPYAQTVDTYVYQMGILNQRYSYATAAGLLKSVLSVLLLYIANTIARRMGKASLW, encoded by the coding sequence ATGATTCTTCCTGCCATTGCATTTCTCTTAATCTTTAGCTACATTCCCATGTGGGGCGTAATGATGGCTTTTAAGGAATACAACCTGTTTGAAGGATTTAAGGCCAGCCCGTGGGTAGGGACTTTACATTTTCGCATGTTTTTCGAATCACCGGAGTTTTGGAGCATCGTCAGGAATACGCTGTGCATCAGTCTACTGAAACTTGCCTTCGGTTTCCCCGCACCGATTATTCTTGCGCTGTTGCTGAATGAAGTGAAAAATATGCTGTTCAAGCGTGTAGTGCAGACGATTACTTATATTCCGCACTTTATCTCGTGGGTTGTCGTTTCAGGGTTGGTCTTCTCCATGCTGGCTGTGGACAACGGAACGGTGAATGAAGTGCTCATGAAGTCCACTTTGATTGAGGAACCGATTAACTGGCTTTCTATTCCCGAATATTTCTGGGGTATCTTGGTATCCGTGGGTGTATGGAAAGAGATTGGATTTGGCTCCATTGTCTACTTAGCCGCAATTGCCGGTATCGATCCTGCTTTATACGAAGCGGCATCCATAGACGGTGCTAGCCGGTTTAAACAAATCTTTACGATTACGTTACCGAGCATGTCGGCGGTAATCACCATTTTCCTGCTGCTTGGTGTGGGGAATATTCTGAATGCCGGCTTTGAGGACATCCTGCTCCTTACCAAAAACCTGAACAATGGCATTTTGCTTCCATATGCGCAGACTGTTGATACTTATGTCTACCAAATGGGGATTCTGAATCAACGTTATTCTTACGCAACTGCAGCCGGGCTGCTCAAATCTGTATTAAGTGTACTTCTGTTGTATATTGCCAATACCATCGCACGCCGGATGGGCAAAGCCAGCCTATGGTAA
- a CDS encoding discoidin domain-containing protein, with protein MTHSRMNKSKELARVFIVFVIFTMLICLVQITPISRVNAASSYLLSMDRPAYASGSEGNNTPDLAVDGNTTSRWSSAWGSDPNWFYVDLGASAAVDRVVLRWEGAYSKSYKIQTSDNELNWTDIYTTAAGDGGVDDITLSGTGRYIRLYSTVRNLSQYGISLFEFEVYGTGGVNPPPVVLGPNVALNRPVAASSYEQSDYLPVGSTVPQLAVDGNPTTRWSSNPTDNQWIRVDLGSVRTLGRIVIQWEAAAGRTYDIQVSNDGTAWTTVYRELHGEGGTLNLPVYATGRYLRMNGISRATSFGYSIFEIQAYDYVTGDAKPSYSIPNLPVLSTVAVGQGSYAANDLSVPQPKYPLYKSDSLTTPLPSNDWWQSIMINKLGNGIISLPLKSKYTKQGLGVLNPGAGYLSADGKAQEAGGSSDLFLMASNINTSSMSNRITGYGDWSAVAVLSDGATEKMKTTFTKGSPYLFSQFSDPTSPEVYLPATARFFDDSNNTVLTADGSTITADHIGIEVTNSNGAPTPTMVTRSYGLFAPSGTTFKKVGSKLKIQLGGGQNYLSLAALPAAANLNYFYQHGYAFITDTKVAYTFNEASSNVTTSFNVTTELKRAGFPNTTLMAQLPHQWKITTTPLTAHSFPSIRGTMKISEGNSFTTVDKFYGIVPQFTEPGDSSYSRQTLIEYLAKLDTDTSTDLMKADAYWQGKKLHPLAMGVLIADQIGNESYKNLFLSRMKTILSDWYTYTPGETDYYFDYNSDWGTLIYKNSEFGANSGITDHHFTYGYYVFASAVLASYDDDFKNKYSGMVDQLVRDYANPSKTDSQYPFLRNFDPYEGHSWAGGYADNDSGNNQEAAGESLFGWVGQYMWSTLTGNTSYRDTSIMGFTTELRAIQQYWFNYDQDNWLPSYTHKTAGQVYGSSNFFGTFFNGNPVFVYGIHWLPTAEYLTSYGFDTTKAAALYNGFVADNGGPEQDWYHIVWPIQALFDPQAVLDKWNPTVVQQNELFNTYWFVHSMASLGQRTTDIWASDGYSSTVYKKGSVYRAMIWNPTDAAITVTFRNAAGVTGSAVVAAKKLVKVDPTKVTTGDGGSGETGTNLALNKTVTASEAPKQAASLAVDGDPGTRWESAFTDSQFIQVDLGSNQTVSRVVLNWEGAYGKAYTIQTSTNGTNWTTAYTTTTGDGAIDDLSFTPVSARYVKVNGTLRGTPYGYSLWEMEVYGSGTAVLSPPALTADSTQNNLGQPIEISFLDNTAWRSAIQTVKVDGTAVSSANYTLTAGKITLNPALFTTAKAYEITLSATGYTDAAVQQTLTAGPSVNLALNKTVTASEGPKQPASGAVDGDLGTRWESAFSDPHWIQVDLGSNQTVSRVQLNWEGAYAKSYTIQTSTDGTNWTTVYTTTSGNGELDDLTFTPVSARYVKVNGTERGTPYGYSLWELLVY; from the coding sequence ATGACACATTCAAGGATGAACAAAAGTAAAGAGTTAGCTAGGGTTTTCATTGTTTTTGTAATTTTTACGATGCTGATTTGTCTGGTACAGATTACACCCATTAGCCGGGTAAATGCAGCAAGCTCCTATCTGCTTTCTATGGATCGGCCCGCCTATGCATCAGGTTCTGAGGGCAACAACACACCTGATTTGGCGGTAGACGGCAACACAACATCCCGCTGGAGCAGTGCTTGGGGATCAGACCCCAACTGGTTCTATGTAGACTTAGGAGCCTCTGCTGCAGTAGACCGCGTTGTACTCCGTTGGGAGGGTGCCTATTCCAAGTCCTACAAAATCCAGACATCTGACAATGAATTGAATTGGACGGACATTTATACGACAGCTGCAGGAGATGGTGGTGTAGATGACATTACTCTCAGCGGAACAGGAAGATATATAAGGTTATATTCTACGGTACGGAATTTGTCCCAATACGGCATTTCACTCTTTGAGTTCGAAGTATACGGAACAGGAGGCGTGAATCCGCCACCCGTTGTACTCGGACCGAATGTTGCACTGAATCGGCCGGTTGCGGCTTCATCCTACGAGCAATCTGATTATTTACCGGTAGGCTCCACGGTGCCGCAGCTAGCCGTTGACGGCAACCCAACGACACGCTGGTCCTCGAATCCAACAGACAATCAGTGGATCAGAGTTGACCTCGGAAGTGTCCGAACGCTGGGCCGGATTGTGATTCAATGGGAAGCTGCTGCAGGAAGAACCTATGATATTCAGGTATCCAATGACGGCACAGCTTGGACAACTGTTTACAGGGAACTCCATGGTGAAGGAGGTACGCTTAACCTTCCCGTATACGCAACCGGTCGATATTTACGGATGAACGGCATCAGCAGAGCAACTTCCTTCGGCTATTCCATCTTTGAGATTCAAGCCTACGATTATGTAACAGGCGATGCTAAGCCGTCCTACAGCATCCCTAATCTCCCTGTACTTTCTACTGTAGCTGTAGGCCAAGGCAGCTACGCTGCAAATGATCTATCAGTTCCACAGCCTAAATATCCGCTGTATAAATCAGATTCATTAACTACGCCACTGCCTTCGAACGATTGGTGGCAATCCATTATGATCAATAAATTAGGAAACGGAATTATATCGCTTCCGCTTAAATCGAAATATACCAAACAGGGACTAGGAGTTCTAAATCCCGGCGCCGGTTATTTAAGTGCTGACGGCAAGGCGCAGGAAGCGGGAGGAAGTTCCGACTTGTTCCTGATGGCAAGTAATATTAACACCTCCAGCATGTCTAATCGGATTACCGGATACGGGGATTGGTCTGCTGTTGCCGTCTTAAGTGATGGAGCGACCGAGAAGATGAAGACGACATTTACTAAGGGTTCTCCGTATCTCTTCTCGCAGTTCAGCGATCCAACCAGTCCTGAAGTGTATTTACCCGCCACAGCCAGATTTTTTGATGATAGTAACAATACAGTTCTGACAGCAGACGGCTCGACGATTACAGCCGATCATATCGGCATTGAAGTAACGAATTCAAATGGAGCTCCAACGCCCACCATGGTTACTAGATCCTATGGCCTGTTTGCTCCGTCCGGCACCACCTTCAAGAAAGTGGGCTCCAAGCTCAAAATCCAACTTGGGGGAGGACAGAACTATTTATCACTAGCTGCACTTCCAGCAGCAGCGAACCTGAATTACTTTTATCAGCACGGTTATGCTTTTATCACAGATACGAAAGTGGCTTATACCTTTAATGAAGCCTCATCCAATGTGACGACAAGCTTTAATGTAACCACTGAACTTAAACGTGCAGGTTTTCCGAATACGACCCTTATGGCACAGTTGCCGCATCAATGGAAAATTACGACGACTCCACTGACTGCGCACTCTTTTCCATCCATACGTGGCACCATGAAAATAAGTGAAGGGAATTCCTTTACAACGGTCGATAAGTTTTATGGCATCGTTCCTCAATTTACTGAACCCGGTGATTCATCCTACTCCCGCCAAACGTTGATTGAGTATTTGGCAAAGCTGGATACGGACACTTCGACAGATCTGATGAAGGCTGACGCCTACTGGCAGGGGAAGAAGCTGCATCCGCTGGCGATGGGCGTATTGATTGCAGATCAAATCGGCAATGAAAGCTATAAAAATCTATTCCTGTCCAGAATGAAAACCATCCTCTCGGACTGGTATACCTATACTCCGGGGGAAACCGATTATTATTTCGATTATAATTCCGACTGGGGAACGCTGATCTACAAGAACAGCGAATTCGGAGCAAACTCCGGAATTACAGATCATCACTTTACTTATGGTTACTATGTATTCGCATCAGCGGTTCTCGCATCCTATGATGATGATTTCAAGAACAAATACAGCGGTATGGTGGATCAGTTAGTTAGGGATTATGCCAATCCTTCGAAGACCGATTCACAGTATCCATTCCTCCGCAACTTCGATCCCTATGAAGGACATTCATGGGCGGGCGGATATGCGGATAATGACAGCGGCAACAATCAAGAAGCAGCAGGTGAATCGCTATTTGGCTGGGTAGGTCAATATATGTGGAGCACTTTGACCGGGAACACCTCCTATCGGGATACTTCCATTATGGGCTTCACTACTGAACTTAGAGCCATCCAGCAGTACTGGTTCAACTATGATCAGGATAACTGGCTACCAAGCTATACCCATAAGACCGCAGGCCAGGTCTATGGTAGCTCGAACTTCTTTGGAACTTTCTTCAATGGCAATCCGGTATTCGTGTATGGTATTCATTGGCTGCCTACGGCAGAGTATTTGACGAGCTACGGGTTTGATACAACAAAAGCAGCTGCATTGTACAACGGCTTCGTAGCGGATAACGGCGGGCCTGAACAGGATTGGTACCATATTGTCTGGCCAATTCAGGCTCTATTCGATCCGCAGGCTGTATTGGATAAGTGGAATCCTACCGTAGTGCAGCAGAACGAATTATTCAATACGTATTGGTTCGTGCACAGCATGGCCTCTTTGGGACAGCGCACCACGGATATTTGGGCTTCGGACGGCTATAGCTCGACGGTGTACAAGAAGGGCTCCGTTTACCGGGCAATGATATGGAACCCTACTGATGCGGCAATTACAGTTACTTTCCGCAATGCTGCGGGTGTAACAGGTTCGGCAGTGGTTGCAGCCAAAAAGCTTGTGAAAGTGGACCCAACGAAAGTTACCACTGGTGATGGCGGAAGTGGAGAAACAGGCACTAATTTAGCATTGAATAAGACGGTAACGGCCTCGGAGGCTCCGAAGCAAGCTGCTTCGTTAGCGGTGGATGGAGATCCGGGAACACGTTGGGAGTCTGCTTTCACGGATTCTCAGTTTATTCAGGTGGATCTCGGATCGAATCAAACGGTCAGCCGGGTCGTTCTGAATTGGGAGGGAGCCTATGGAAAGGCATATACGATCCAAACCTCCACAAACGGCACCAACTGGACAACGGCATACACTACGACAACCGGAGACGGGGCTATTGACGATCTCAGCTTCACACCGGTAAGTGCGCGTTACGTTAAGGTGAATGGTACGTTACGTGGCACACCATATGGTTATTCGTTATGGGAGATGGAGGTATACGGCAGTGGAACGGCTGTGCTTTCGCCGCCTGCATTAACCGCTGATTCTACTCAAAACAACCTCGGTCAGCCGATTGAAATAAGCTTTCTTGACAATACGGCGTGGAGAAGTGCAATTCAGACGGTAAAGGTGGACGGAACGGCGGTCAGCAGCGCGAATTATACCTTGACTGCCGGTAAGATCACACTCAATCCTGCTCTGTTCACAACTGCAAAGGCGTATGAAATCACTCTATCGGCTACTGGCTACACGGATGCTGCTGTACAGCAGACACTAACTGCGGGGCCATCCGTAAACTTAGCTCTGAATAAGACGGTAACCGCCTCTGAAGGTCCTAAGCAACCTGCGTCAGGTGCGGTGGACGGTGATCTGGGCACACGCTGGGAATCCGCTTTTAGTGATCCCCATTGGATTCAAGTGGACCTTGGATCCAATCAAACGGTCAGCCGTGTCCAACTGAACTGGGAAGGTGCGTACGCAAAGTCGTATACGATCCAAACCTCCACAGACGGCACCAACTGGACTACCGTCTACACAACTACGAGCGGGAACGGTGAATTGGATGACCTAACCTTCACGCCGGTAAGTGCAAGGTATGTGAAGGTGAATGGAACAGAACGTGGCACACCATACGGTTATTCTTTGTGGGAATTATTGGTTTATTAA
- the uvrC gene encoding excinuclease ABC subunit UvrC, with product MDNIRNKLALLPDLAGCYLMKNEEGTIIYVGKAKVLKNRVRSYFTGSHNGKTQRLVADIRDFEYIVTASNMEALILECNLIKKHMPRYNVQLKDDKTFPYIKITNEAHPRLEVTRRVIKDKAKYFGPYPNAYAAHQTKKLLDRMYPLRKCGVMPKEVCLYYHMGQCLAPCEKKVPKSSYEEITQSIAAFLSGGHDAIKKDLQKKMQEAAEELYFERAKELRDQILHIEALMEKQNINTPDTKDRDVFGYAVDKGWMCVQILYMRQGKMIQRHSSAFPFYGEAYSDFMSYVTQYYSDNPAVPQEILLPDFLPESGLVNELKADEKVEVNVSIKDAIGTEELQESPEEAAERAAAAEKAAAAGIVDAFGGAAALQEWLGVKVLVPQRGLKKQMVGMACQNGRVALDEKFRLIERDEERTSGAALGLGQSLGLESLSRIEAFDNSNIQGTNPVSAMVVFIDGKPARKEYRKYKVRTVKGPDDYETMREVIRRRYERVLKEDLPMPDLIVVDGGKGQISAAIDILENELGLFIPVCGLVKDVKHKTAQLLVGDPPEPVVLARDSQEFYLLQRIQDEVHRFAITFHREQRGKSMITSKLDSIPGIGEKRRKLLLKHFGSLKKIKEAGIEDFRPLSIGDKLARQILEALKDEEPV from the coding sequence ATGGACAATATCCGCAATAAGCTGGCACTTTTGCCCGATTTGGCCGGATGTTATCTGATGAAGAATGAAGAAGGCACTATTATATATGTAGGCAAAGCCAAGGTGCTCAAGAACCGGGTCCGTTCCTATTTTACGGGCAGCCATAATGGTAAAACTCAGCGGCTTGTCGCTGATATCCGTGATTTTGAATACATCGTTACAGCCAGCAATATGGAAGCACTTATTCTTGAATGCAACCTGATTAAGAAGCATATGCCGCGCTATAACGTGCAGTTGAAGGATGATAAGACATTTCCTTATATTAAAATAACGAATGAAGCACATCCGCGCCTGGAAGTAACGCGCCGTGTGATTAAGGATAAAGCAAAGTATTTCGGCCCGTATCCGAATGCCTATGCGGCTCACCAGACTAAGAAGCTGCTTGACCGGATGTATCCACTCCGCAAATGCGGGGTTATGCCGAAGGAGGTATGCCTTTATTATCATATGGGGCAATGTCTGGCTCCCTGTGAGAAGAAGGTTCCTAAATCTTCGTATGAGGAAATCACCCAGAGTATAGCTGCCTTTCTAAGCGGTGGTCATGACGCGATTAAGAAGGATCTGCAGAAGAAAATGCAGGAAGCGGCAGAAGAACTTTATTTCGAACGGGCAAAAGAGCTGCGGGATCAAATTCTCCATATTGAAGCCTTGATGGAGAAGCAGAACATCAACACGCCTGATACGAAGGATCGTGATGTATTCGGCTATGCGGTGGACAAGGGCTGGATGTGTGTGCAAATTCTCTATATGAGACAGGGGAAAATGATTCAACGCCACTCCTCCGCCTTTCCTTTCTATGGAGAGGCTTACAGTGATTTTATGTCTTATGTAACCCAGTATTATAGCGACAATCCAGCGGTGCCGCAGGAGATATTGCTGCCAGACTTCCTGCCCGAAAGCGGATTAGTGAATGAACTGAAGGCTGATGAAAAAGTAGAAGTGAACGTTTCGATAAAAGATGCTATAGGTACGGAAGAACTGCAGGAATCACCGGAGGAGGCCGCCGAACGTGCGGCTGCGGCAGAAAAAGCCGCCGCTGCCGGAATCGTGGATGCATTCGGCGGTGCAGCGGCCTTACAGGAATGGCTTGGGGTTAAGGTTCTTGTTCCTCAGCGCGGGCTCAAGAAGCAAATGGTGGGGATGGCTTGTCAGAATGGGCGTGTGGCTCTGGATGAGAAATTCAGACTTATTGAACGGGATGAGGAACGCACTTCCGGGGCTGCACTTGGACTTGGGCAGAGCCTTGGACTTGAATCGCTAAGTCGAATTGAAGCGTTCGATAACTCGAACATTCAGGGAACGAATCCTGTATCAGCCATGGTTGTATTTATAGATGGTAAGCCAGCAAGGAAAGAATATCGTAAATATAAGGTCCGAACTGTAAAAGGACCTGATGATTATGAGACGATGCGAGAAGTCATTCGCCGCCGCTATGAACGGGTGTTGAAAGAGGATTTGCCAATGCCGGATCTCATTGTAGTCGACGGAGGAAAAGGACAGATTTCTGCAGCAATTGATATCTTGGAGAATGAACTGGGGCTGTTTATTCCGGTTTGCGGCCTCGTCAAGGATGTTAAGCATAAGACGGCTCAGCTTCTGGTAGGCGATCCCCCGGAGCCGGTAGTACTGGCGCGAGACAGTCAGGAGTTCTATCTGCTGCAGCGCATTCAGGATGAAGTTCACAGATTTGCTATTACCTTTCATCGGGAGCAGCGTGGGAAGTCCATGATTACATCCAAGCTGGACTCTATACCCGGAATTGGAGAGAAGCGGCGTAAGCTGCTGCTTAAGCATTTCGGCTCCCTCAAAAAAATTAAAGAAGCCGGAATTGAGGATTTCCGTCCTCTTTCCATCGGTGACAAGCTGGCTCGGCAAATTCTTGAGGCATTGAAGGATGAGGAGCCGGTGTGA
- the trxA gene encoding thioredoxin: MAIVNVSDQSFSNDVEGQGTVVVDFWAPWCGPCKMLAPILEELSADLGDDVKIAKLNVDENPETASRFGVMSIPTLIFFKDGQPVDKVVGLNSKESLKNIIAKHQ, from the coding sequence ATGGCTATTGTGAACGTGTCTGATCAATCCTTCAGCAACGATGTGGAAGGTCAAGGTACTGTAGTAGTTGATTTCTGGGCTCCATGGTGCGGCCCTTGTAAGATGCTTGCTCCGATCCTGGAAGAGTTGTCCGCAGATCTTGGAGACGATGTGAAAATTGCAAAGTTGAATGTGGATGAGAATCCGGAAACGGCATCCCGCTTCGGCGTTATGAGTATTCCTACACTTATCTTCTTTAAAGACGGTCAACCCGTTGATAAAGTAGTGGGACTGAACTCCAAAGAATCCTTGAAGAATATCATCGCTAAACACCAATAA
- a CDS encoding YqzM family protein, producing the protein MDVNPRASDPREHINEEPRNDLGDLMNGFFGMTAFMSVLFFGMVIVKFIFLE; encoded by the coding sequence ATGGATGTCAACCCACGCGCAAGCGACCCTCGGGAGCACATTAATGAAGAGCCACGTAACGACTTAGGTGATTTGATGAACGGATTTTTCGGCATGACTGCTTTTATGTCGGTGTTATTTTTCGGAATGGTCATTGTTAAATTTATTTTTTTGGAGTAG
- the dnaI gene encoding primosomal protein DnaI — translation MESMGEVLRSMNNPALRQRSRDLEQRLLNNPLVKQLQAEHPELDDTRLRLHLSRLYQYVEESRNCANCPGLEKCPNDFQGHFSKLTVETVSGTPELYERKTACRLQVAKDTQDNIRKRIRSFYVDERVLNEGYDEIDIMGKDPRRAPAVNQLFRYIENTKENGLSPHGLYMFGSFGTGKTFLMCYLLHELAVAGYSGVIVYMPDFVEDLKSIMMDGQKLKETVDTMKNCDLLIFDDIGAENLNPWARDHVLGAILNYRMNRKPTFYTSNYPLDGLEKHLSFTSKDGEEQYKGQRLMDRIAPFVDVMPLHGDNQRGNR, via the coding sequence ATGGAGTCTATGGGTGAAGTGTTACGTTCGATGAACAATCCTGCTCTGCGTCAGCGCTCCCGTGATCTGGAGCAAAGGCTTCTTAATAACCCTTTGGTGAAACAGCTGCAGGCTGAGCATCCGGAGCTGGACGACACGCGGTTGCGTCTTCATTTAAGCCGCCTCTATCAATATGTGGAGGAAAGCCGTAATTGCGCCAACTGTCCCGGACTTGAAAAATGTCCGAATGATTTTCAAGGTCACTTCAGTAAGCTGACGGTTGAGACGGTGAGCGGCACACCTGAGCTGTACGAACGGAAGACGGCTTGCCGTCTTCAGGTGGCTAAAGATACCCAGGACAACATCCGCAAGCGGATTCGCAGCTTTTACGTGGATGAGAGGGTATTGAATGAAGGTTATGATGAGATTGATATTATGGGTAAAGACCCACGCCGGGCACCAGCCGTCAATCAGCTGTTCCGGTATATAGAGAATACCAAGGAGAATGGATTATCTCCCCATGGGCTGTATATGTTCGGCTCTTTTGGAACGGGTAAAACCTTCTTGATGTGTTATCTCCTGCATGAGCTTGCGGTTGCCGGTTATAGCGGTGTAATTGTATATATGCCGGACTTTGTAGAGGATTTGAAATCTATAATGATGGACGGGCAGAAGCTGAAAGAAACTGTGGATACGATGAAAAACTGTGATTTGCTTATTTTTGATGATATTGGCGCTGAGAACCTGAATCCTTGGGCCCGTGATCATGTGCTTGGGGCTATCTTGAACTATCGCATGAACCGCAAGCCAACCTTCTATACCTCAAATTATCCGCTTGATGGACTGGAGAAGCACTTAAGCTTTACCAGTAAGGATGGGGAAGAACAATATAAAGGTCAACGATTGATGGACCGGATTGCTCCTTTTGTAGATGTAATGCCGTTGCATGGGGATAACCAGCGGGGGAACCGATAA
- a CDS encoding DnaD domain protein, translated as MHMSNLHHFTEHHRYCVSREFGLSAIDVRMLGSVYQPMVGAIATSLYRLLFEHVPAESIGYSGVEQQRRLFMTLGIEPNEKGRKNLIEQASKLEAVGLLQTCRIYVQETDDYMYEYELMPPLSPADFFATQHLTLLLRDKIGKFAVLSLREQFWNREPEEWSHRSIGKENISLPFYDIFQLNTHVIDYELEQALAEVATSRQPGLREAGEPAIGYSDIILRFPRESVNRMHVEKLRFDHNQMGVINYVARKYKLSPQDICRLLDEDGIFSPAGEVLLDELQHKASQHFRQDMKRQEKREIDAAKVISIRANSVEDKEEPMVSPEQSVEMEYYVDVPPQFLSKCDVHQYNMMLRNEPYTRLLQTFFPGAVPGQLMDMFEKIDLNYKLSGEVINVLIHYLMTMVASGGDQRMNRNFVEAIASNMLVKQVNTYEKAVRYIRDQSKVKGKGAAGSADKTAARPRSYPKNGGRSGKPEIQIAVDDGQAGAVSAEEFAVMMKKAAEIKAGKKKGVPDAT; from the coding sequence ATGCATATGAGCAATTTACATCATTTTACCGAACATCATCGGTACTGCGTTTCCCGCGAATTCGGTCTTAGTGCTATTGATGTGCGTATGTTGGGTTCCGTATATCAGCCCATGGTGGGAGCAATCGCTACCAGTCTTTACCGTCTGTTATTTGAGCATGTTCCGGCAGAAAGCATCGGATATTCTGGGGTGGAGCAGCAGCGCCGCCTGTTTATGACTTTAGGCATTGAGCCGAATGAGAAAGGCCGCAAGAATCTAATTGAGCAGGCTTCCAAGCTGGAAGCGGTGGGGCTGCTACAGACCTGTCGTATCTATGTGCAGGAAACCGATGATTATATGTACGAATATGAACTGATGCCGCCGCTGTCGCCGGCTGATTTTTTTGCAACACAGCATTTAACCCTCCTTTTACGGGACAAGATCGGCAAGTTTGCAGTCTTATCGCTGCGGGAGCAGTTTTGGAACCGTGAGCCGGAGGAATGGAGTCATAGATCCATCGGCAAAGAAAATATATCCCTGCCCTTTTATGATATTTTTCAATTGAATACACATGTAATTGATTATGAACTGGAGCAGGCATTAGCTGAAGTGGCTACCAGCCGCCAACCAGGTCTGCGTGAGGCTGGGGAACCGGCTATAGGGTACAGTGATATTATTCTGCGGTTCCCCCGTGAATCCGTGAACCGGATGCATGTGGAGAAGCTGCGATTTGATCATAACCAAATGGGTGTTATTAATTATGTAGCACGTAAATATAAATTGAGCCCGCAGGATATTTGCAGGTTGCTTGATGAGGATGGAATATTCTCGCCGGCTGGGGAAGTCCTTCTGGATGAGCTGCAGCACAAAGCCAGTCAGCATTTCCGCCAGGACATGAAACGTCAGGAAAAACGTGAAATTGATGCCGCCAAGGTGATTTCGATCCGTGCCAATTCCGTTGAAGATAAAGAAGAACCTATGGTTTCTCCGGAGCAATCTGTAGAGATGGAATATTACGTTGACGTGCCCCCGCAATTTTTATCCAAGTGTGATGTTCACCAATATAATATGATGCTGCGGAATGAACCGTATACACGCCTGCTTCAGACTTTTTTTCCAGGGGCGGTTCCCGGGCAGTTGATGGATATGTTTGAAAAGATTGATCTGAACTATAAGCTGTCCGGCGAAGTCATTAATGTACTTATACATTATTTGATGACTATGGTTGCTTCAGGTGGAGATCAGCGTATGAATCGTAATTTTGTAGAGGCGATCGCTTCCAATATGTTGGTTAAGCAGGTCAATACATATGAGAAAGCGGTGCGTTACATCCGGGATCAATCGAAGGTAAAAGGTAAAGGGGCCGCAGGGTCCGCTGATAAAACAGCCGCCCGTCCGCGTTCCTATCCTAAGAACGGAGGCCGCTCGGGTAAGCCGGAAATTCAGATTGCTGTGGATGATGGACAAGCCGGTGCTGTATCGGCTGAAGAATTCGCAGTGATGATGAAGAAGGCCGCTGAAATTAAGGCTGGCAAAAAGAAAGGTGTCCCTGATGCAACCTAA